The Sinomonas sp. P10A9 genome includes a window with the following:
- the coaA gene encoding type I pantothenate kinase produces the protein MELDRATWARLADRMEQPLNQSDIDRVRGLGDPLDLLEIRDVYLPLSRLLSLYVEASGELHNATQTFLGEKTQRTPFVVGVAGSVAVGKSTIARVLREMLQRWPSTPNVQLITTDGFLYPLTELTRRGILDRKGFPESYDRRALLRFVAEIKSGAEEVRAPWYSHLTYDIVPGREVVVRRPDVLIVEGLNVLQPARARADGTAGLALSDFFDFSVYVDAKTSYIEHWYVERFLKLRSGAFAQPESYFHRYASLSDEEAATTARSIWKRINEPNLVQNVLPTRGRAQLVLTKDKDHSIRRMLLRKV, from the coding sequence GTGGAACTCGACCGTGCCACGTGGGCGCGCCTCGCGGACCGCATGGAGCAGCCCCTCAACCAGAGCGATATCGACCGCGTACGAGGCCTCGGGGACCCGCTCGACCTCCTCGAGATCCGCGACGTCTACCTCCCGCTCTCCCGGCTTCTCTCCCTCTATGTGGAGGCCTCGGGCGAGCTGCACAACGCGACCCAGACGTTCCTCGGCGAAAAGACCCAGCGCACGCCGTTCGTCGTCGGCGTGGCCGGCTCGGTGGCGGTGGGCAAGTCCACGATCGCCCGCGTGCTGCGCGAGATGCTCCAGCGCTGGCCGTCCACTCCGAACGTCCAGCTCATCACCACGGACGGCTTCCTCTACCCGCTCACGGAACTGACCCGCCGGGGCATCCTGGACCGCAAGGGCTTCCCCGAGTCCTACGACCGGCGCGCGCTCCTGCGCTTCGTCGCCGAGATCAAGTCGGGGGCCGAGGAGGTCCGGGCGCCCTGGTATTCGCACCTCACGTACGACATCGTGCCCGGACGCGAGGTGGTGGTCCGCAGGCCGGATGTGCTCATCGTCGAGGGCCTCAACGTCCTCCAGCCCGCCCGCGCCCGTGCCGACGGTACCGCCGGTCTGGCCCTAAGCGACTTCTTCGACTTCTCCGTCTATGTGGACGCGAAGACGAGCTACATCGAGCATTGGTACGTGGAGCGGTTCCTCAAGCTCCGCTCGGGGGCGTTCGCCCAGCCGGAGAGCTACTTCCACCGGTACGCGTCCCTCTCCGACGAGGAGGCGGCGACGACGGCGCGCAGCATCTGGAAGCGGATCAACGAGCCCAACCTGGTCCAGAACGTGCTGCCGACGCGCGGCCGGGCCCAGCTCGTGCTCACGAAGGACAAGGACCACTCGATCCGCCGCATGCTCCTGCGGAAGGTGTAG
- a CDS encoding NAD(P)H-hydrate dehydratase yields the protein MVSAYTGTQIRAAETPLLQGGGGPALMARAAHGLALAVVDELKRRGGVYGGRVAAIVGKGNNGGDALFALAELARRGVRATAVLTGTTAHAEGLAAFTAAGGRITDGLEPADVVIDAVLGTGFTGEFVSPLPSPHATVIACDLPSGVDGDTGLASPGVWRADVTVTFGALKTGLLVGRGRALAGRVEIVDIGLGPYLPEPDVRSLDAADAAALLPVPRDDWHKYSRGVLGLVAGSEDYPGAAVLATAGALATGVGMVRLVAPDAVRALVLAAHPEIVGSAEPRGRVQAWAVGPGIGDDDAQRRALATALGSGLPTVVDASGLEALGDFLVAENGSSRETTEPRLAEVLDRLAEERGVAGERLVLTPHAGELSRILANYRSNSPDRAAIESEPLRWAREAAERLGVTVLLKGSATVCAAPDGTAFIQAEGHPYLATAGSGDTLTGILGALLATASAGGTRPVELAALAACIHGWAGRIAAGGGPYGAEGLAGAVRRAVGRLG from the coding sequence ATGGTTTCCGCGTACACCGGCACCCAGATCCGCGCCGCCGAGACGCCACTGCTCCAGGGTGGCGGCGGCCCCGCACTCATGGCGAGGGCAGCCCACGGGCTCGCACTCGCGGTTGTTGACGAGCTCAAGCGCAGGGGAGGCGTCTACGGCGGGCGCGTCGCCGCCATCGTAGGCAAGGGCAACAACGGGGGCGATGCTCTCTTCGCGCTCGCAGAGCTTGCCCGCCGCGGGGTGCGTGCGACGGCGGTGCTCACCGGAACCACGGCCCACGCCGAGGGGCTCGCGGCCTTCACGGCGGCAGGTGGCCGGATCACCGACGGGCTCGAGCCCGCTGATGTGGTGATCGACGCGGTGCTTGGCACCGGCTTCACTGGCGAATTCGTGTCGCCTCTCCCGAGTCCCCATGCCACGGTGATCGCCTGTGACCTGCCGTCTGGCGTGGACGGCGATACGGGTCTGGCCAGCCCCGGTGTGTGGCGGGCGGACGTCACGGTGACGTTCGGCGCCCTCAAGACAGGGCTGCTCGTGGGTCGCGGCCGTGCGCTTGCCGGGCGCGTGGAGATCGTGGACATCGGCCTGGGACCATACCTACCGGAGCCGGACGTGCGGAGCCTCGACGCCGCCGACGCCGCAGCGCTTCTGCCCGTGCCCCGCGACGACTGGCACAAGTACTCACGCGGGGTGCTCGGGCTTGTGGCCGGCTCCGAGGACTACCCCGGTGCAGCCGTGCTCGCCACCGCCGGCGCGCTCGCGACCGGCGTGGGGATGGTGCGACTCGTAGCCCCTGATGCGGTGCGGGCCCTCGTCCTGGCGGCGCACCCGGAGATCGTTGGGTCGGCGGAGCCGCGCGGGCGGGTTCAGGCGTGGGCCGTTGGCCCCGGGATCGGGGACGACGACGCGCAGCGTCGCGCGCTCGCGACCGCACTCGGGTCGGGGCTCCCCACCGTGGTGGATGCCTCCGGCCTCGAGGCGCTGGGGGACTTCCTTGTTGCGGAGAATGGCTCGAGCCGTGAGACCACCGAACCGCGCTTAGCGGAGGTCCTCGACAGGCTCGCTGAGGAGCGGGGAGTTGCGGGGGAGCGTCTTGTCCTCACGCCTCATGCAGGGGAGCTCTCGAGGATACTGGCCAACTACCGGTCAAATTCACCGGACCGGGCGGCGATCGAGTCGGAGCCGCTGCGCTGGGCCCGCGAGGCGGCTGAGCGACTCGGCGTCACCGTGCTGCTCAAGGGATCGGCGACGGTGTGCGCGGCGCCGGACGGGACCGCGTTCATCCAGGCCGAAGGGCACCCGTATCTCGCGACGGCGGGCAGTGGGGACACGCTCACTGGGATTTTGGGGGCACTTCTTGCAACCGCGTCAGCGGGCGGCACGAGGCCCGTGGAGCTCGCGGCCCTTGCTGCGTGCATCCACGGGTGGGCCGGGCGAATCGCCGCCGGTGGAGGGCCCTACGGTGCGGAGGGTCTGGCCGGTGCGGTGCGACGGGCGGTGGGGCGGCTCGGGTAG
- a CDS encoding holo-ACP synthase, with protein MAIIGIGVDVVDIARFERQLERTPGLRDRLFVPAERDLHPRSLAARFAAKEAVAKVLGAPAGMNWQDCWIGLGPKGPEVQVTGTVLAVAQECGVKRWHLSMSHDGGIATAMVVAEG; from the coding sequence ATGGCTATCATCGGCATCGGCGTGGACGTTGTGGACATTGCCCGTTTCGAGCGTCAGCTCGAGCGGACCCCCGGGCTCAGGGATCGCCTGTTCGTCCCTGCCGAACGTGACCTGCATCCGCGCTCGCTCGCCGCACGCTTCGCCGCCAAAGAGGCCGTCGCCAAGGTTCTCGGCGCGCCGGCCGGGATGAACTGGCAGGACTGCTGGATCGGCCTTGGCCCTAAGGGCCCCGAGGTCCAGGTCACGGGAACCGTGCTGGCTGTCGCTCAGGAGTGCGGCGTCAAGCGGTGGCATCTGAGCATGAGCCACGATGGCGGCATCGCCACCGCGATGGTCGTCGCGGAGGGCTGA
- the glmS gene encoding glutamine--fructose-6-phosphate transaminase (isomerizing), with the protein MCGIVGYVGSSKRSEGLGALAADGSNNYSALDVVIEGLRRLEYRGYDSAGVAVVADGAIESRKKAGKLKNLESELAERPLPESFTGIGHTRWATHGGPTDANAHPHLADGGKLAVIHNGIIENYATLKAELVAKGVTFLSETDTEVAAALIGDLYRGAADGDITRAMQLAAQRLEGAFTLLAVHAEQPGVVVAARRNSPLVVGLGEGENFLGSDVSGFIDYTRRAVELGQDQIVTITPDTFEVTDFFGAPAQGKEFEVSWDAASAEKDGFNSFMEKEIHDQPAAVADTLLGRSDPSGRLILDELRIDAAELKKVNKIIVLACGTAAYAGMVAKYAIENWCRIPTEVELAHEFRYRDPIVDSNTLVVSISQSGETMDTLMAVRYAREQGAKTVSICNTNGSTIPRESDAVLYTHAGPEIAVASTKAFLAQITAAYLLGLYLAQLRGNIFSGQIKDVLADLNKIPEKIQTVLDNAGSLRELARSMKDERSVLFLGRHVGYPVALEGALKLKEIAYIHAEGFAAGELKHGPIALIDEGQPVFVVVPSPRGRDSLHAKVVSNIQEVRARGARTLVIAEEGDEAVRAYAEHVFYVPETPTLLMPLLTTVPLQIFAAELASAKGYDVDQPRNLAKSVTVE; encoded by the coding sequence ATGTGTGGAATCGTGGGCTATGTCGGCAGCAGCAAGCGCAGCGAAGGGCTCGGTGCCCTAGCCGCGGACGGCAGCAACAACTACAGTGCGCTTGATGTGGTGATTGAGGGCCTTCGCCGGCTCGAGTACCGTGGCTACGACTCGGCAGGCGTCGCCGTCGTGGCGGACGGGGCCATCGAGTCCCGCAAGAAGGCTGGCAAGCTCAAGAACCTCGAGAGCGAGCTCGCCGAGCGCCCGCTGCCTGAGAGCTTCACCGGTATCGGCCACACGCGCTGGGCCACTCACGGCGGCCCGACGGACGCCAACGCGCACCCGCACCTGGCCGACGGCGGCAAGCTCGCCGTCATCCACAACGGCATCATCGAGAATTACGCGACGCTCAAGGCGGAGCTCGTGGCCAAGGGCGTGACGTTCCTCTCGGAGACGGACACCGAGGTCGCGGCCGCGCTCATCGGCGACCTGTACCGCGGCGCGGCCGACGGCGACATCACCCGCGCGATGCAGCTCGCCGCCCAGCGGCTCGAGGGAGCGTTCACGCTGCTCGCCGTGCACGCGGAGCAGCCGGGCGTCGTGGTGGCGGCGCGGCGGAACTCGCCGCTCGTCGTCGGACTCGGCGAGGGGGAGAACTTCCTCGGCTCCGACGTTTCCGGCTTCATCGACTACACGCGCCGTGCCGTGGAGCTTGGCCAGGACCAGATCGTGACGATCACGCCGGACACATTCGAGGTGACCGACTTCTTCGGTGCGCCCGCCCAGGGCAAGGAGTTCGAGGTCTCGTGGGACGCCGCGTCCGCCGAGAAGGACGGGTTCAACTCCTTCATGGAGAAGGAGATCCACGATCAGCCCGCCGCCGTGGCGGATACGCTGCTGGGCCGCTCCGACCCGTCCGGCCGCCTCATCCTCGACGAGCTGCGCATCGACGCGGCCGAGCTGAAGAAGGTCAACAAGATCATCGTGCTCGCGTGCGGGACCGCGGCGTACGCGGGCATGGTCGCGAAGTACGCCATCGAGAACTGGTGCCGCATCCCGACCGAGGTCGAGCTCGCGCACGAGTTCCGGTACCGCGACCCGATCGTGGACTCCAACACGCTCGTGGTGTCGATCAGCCAGTCCGGCGAGACCATGGACACGCTCATGGCCGTCCGCTACGCCCGCGAGCAGGGCGCCAAGACCGTCTCGATCTGCAACACGAACGGCTCCACGATCCCGCGCGAGTCCGACGCCGTGCTCTACACCCACGCTGGCCCCGAGATCGCCGTTGCGTCCACGAAGGCGTTCCTGGCGCAGATCACCGCCGCGTACCTCCTGGGCCTGTACCTCGCGCAGCTGCGCGGGAACATCTTCTCGGGCCAGATCAAGGACGTCCTCGCCGACCTGAACAAGATCCCCGAGAAGATCCAGACGGTCCTCGACAATGCCGGGTCGCTGCGCGAGCTTGCGCGAAGCATGAAGGACGAGCGGTCCGTGCTGTTCCTGGGCCGCCACGTGGGCTACCCGGTGGCGCTCGAGGGGGCACTCAAGCTCAAGGAGATTGCGTACATCCACGCCGAGGGCTTCGCCGCCGGCGAGCTCAAGCACGGCCCGATCGCGCTGATCGACGAGGGCCAGCCCGTCTTCGTGGTAGTCCCGTCCCCGCGCGGGCGCGACTCGCTGCACGCCAAGGTGGTCTCCAACATCCAGGAGGTCCGCGCCCGCGGCGCCCGCACGCTCGTGATCGCGGAGGAGGGCGACGAGGCCGTGCGCGCGTACGCCGAGCACGTCTTCTACGTGCCGGAGACGCCCACGCTGCTCATGCCGCTGCTCACCACCGTGCCGCTGCAGATCTTCGCCGCCGAGCTCGCCTCCGCGAAGGGCTACGACGTCGACCAGCCGCGGAACCTCGCCAAGTCGGTCACGGTCGAGTAG
- a CDS encoding M15 family metallopeptidase, producing MAERSEAESKPHTITRRSLTLAALAAGLTACAPESRAVPPVIDSFTSPPPIVSVGPSASPSATPTEASTTAAPAPAPSSASPASSTSERFSASTDPGNPLVVVNKRLPLNPIDFVPQLTTPRVQLATSGESTQVNPTTARAAEAMFAAAAAAGSPMTLLSGYRSYATQASTYNGWVAREGKAIADVASARPGFSEHQTGWAFDIGAPGGTCSVQPCFKDTPAAQWAAAHGHEFGFIVRYPWWFHETTGYYYEPWHLRYIGVEAATAMHVRGVNTLEEFLGLPAAPAY from the coding sequence ATGGCCGAGCGAAGCGAAGCGGAGTCGAAACCCCACACCATCACGCGCCGCAGCCTCACCCTCGCCGCCCTGGCCGCCGGCCTCACCGCCTGCGCCCCGGAGTCCCGCGCGGTTCCGCCCGTGATCGACTCCTTCACGAGCCCGCCGCCGATCGTCTCGGTGGGGCCGTCTGCGTCACCTTCGGCGACCCCCACCGAGGCGAGCACGACGGCGGCACCCGCCCCCGCGCCGTCGTCCGCTTCTCCCGCCTCGTCCACCAGCGAACGGTTCAGCGCGTCCACGGATCCGGGCAACCCGCTCGTCGTCGTGAACAAGAGGCTGCCGCTCAACCCGATCGACTTCGTGCCGCAGCTGACCACGCCGCGGGTGCAGCTCGCGACCAGCGGCGAGAGCACACAGGTGAATCCGACGACGGCGCGGGCGGCCGAGGCGATGTTCGCCGCCGCCGCGGCGGCCGGGTCGCCGATGACGCTGCTGAGCGGGTACCGGTCGTACGCGACGCAGGCGTCCACCTACAACGGCTGGGTGGCGAGGGAGGGGAAGGCGATAGCCGACGTCGCGTCGGCGCGCCCCGGATTCTCGGAGCACCAGACCGGCTGGGCGTTCGACATCGGCGCACCGGGCGGGACATGCTCCGTGCAGCCGTGCTTCAAGGACACGCCCGCGGCGCAATGGGCGGCGGCGCACGGCCACGAGTTCGGGTTCATCGTGCGCTACCCGTGGTGGTTCCATGAGACCACCGGCTACTACTACGAGCCCTGGCACCTACGCTACATCGGCGTTGAGGCGGCCACGGCCATGCACGTCCGCGGAGTCAACACGCTCGAGGAGTTCCTGGGCCTCCCGGCCGCGCCCGCCTACTGA
- the mscL gene encoding large conductance mechanosensitive channel protein MscL → MLSGFRDFIMKGNVVDLAVAVVMGAAFGAVVTSFVGNILMPIVSLLVGQPNFDEFLVFGPVKIGFFLTALINFLLIAAAIYFAVVMPMNHMIERRNRKLAIKDEEQGEAIDPQIALLTEIRDSLQAPRP, encoded by the coding sequence ATGCTGAGTGGATTCAGAGATTTCATCATGAAGGGCAACGTCGTTGACCTTGCCGTGGCCGTCGTCATGGGTGCCGCCTTCGGCGCCGTCGTTACCTCGTTCGTCGGTAACATCCTCATGCCTATCGTTTCCCTGCTGGTGGGCCAGCCGAACTTCGACGAGTTCCTAGTCTTCGGGCCGGTGAAGATCGGGTTCTTCCTCACCGCCCTCATCAACTTCCTCCTCATTGCGGCTGCGATCTACTTCGCTGTCGTCATGCCGATGAACCACATGATCGAGCGCCGCAACCGCAAGCTCGCCATCAAGGACGAGGAGCAGGGCGAGGCCATCGACCCGCAGATCGCGCTCCTCACCGAGATCCGCGACTCGCTCCAGGCCCCGCGCCCGTAA
- a CDS encoding polysaccharide deacetylase family protein — translation MPGPQPSEPAAPAPPQPEPAQPAPPAPEPQPQPEPQAPVLPEALRGLDVERIATSQKLVALTFDAGANDAGLASILSTLAANHVPATFFLTGRWAQANPAKVAQIAAAGHRIGNHSMTHTDMTTQTDAQIAAELANAQAAIQAGGSDPRPLFRFPSGARNARTIAAVNATGYAAIRWTVDSLGWQGTMGGARGPGFVTQRVLAALQPGEIVLMHVGSNPDDGSTLDAAALPDIIAQMRAAGYGFTTLDILL, via the coding sequence GTGCCGGGTCCCCAGCCCAGCGAACCCGCTGCTCCCGCCCCGCCGCAGCCCGAGCCGGCGCAGCCGGCCCCACCCGCCCCCGAACCCCAGCCCCAGCCCGAGCCCCAGGCACCCGTGCTGCCAGAGGCGCTGCGCGGCCTCGACGTGGAGCGGATCGCCACTTCACAGAAGCTCGTGGCCCTCACCTTCGACGCAGGCGCCAACGACGCCGGCCTCGCCTCAATCCTCTCCACGCTCGCCGCCAACCACGTCCCCGCGACCTTCTTCCTGACCGGCAGGTGGGCGCAGGCCAACCCGGCCAAGGTCGCGCAGATCGCCGCAGCGGGGCATCGGATCGGCAACCACTCGATGACGCACACCGACATGACCACCCAGACCGATGCGCAGATTGCCGCCGAACTCGCCAACGCCCAGGCCGCGATCCAGGCCGGAGGCTCGGACCCGAGACCGCTCTTCAGGTTCCCCTCCGGCGCCCGCAACGCACGCACCATCGCGGCCGTCAACGCCACCGGCTACGCGGCGATCCGCTGGACCGTCGACTCACTCGGATGGCAGGGAACCATGGGCGGGGCCCGCGGACCGGGGTTCGTCACGCAGCGGGTCCTCGCCGCCCTCCAGCCCGGCGAGATCGTGCTCATGCACGTCGGCTCCAACCCCGACGACGGGTCGACTCTGGATGCAGCGGCCCTGCCCGACATCATCGCGCAGATGCGCGCGGCGGGCTACGGCTTCACCACCTTGGACATCCTCCTCTGA
- a CDS encoding mycothiol transferase — protein MGTDRKWATEILADGFERVWEGVEHVLLGLSPEHLLQRPGPHANHIAWLVWHLTRVEDDHIAALAHVLEGNDPPASRTREVPPGQVWAEWREQFALPFGEWATGYGQSDAELDAFPATAAETLRGYHEAVHARTLAVLDGLGDDDLGRVVDLRWNPPVTAAVRLMSILNDTTQHLGQAAYVRGLILG, from the coding sequence ATGGGTACAGACCGGAAATGGGCCACGGAGATCCTGGCAGACGGCTTCGAGCGCGTCTGGGAGGGCGTCGAGCACGTCCTCCTGGGACTCTCCCCAGAACACCTCCTGCAGCGGCCAGGCCCGCACGCGAACCACATCGCGTGGCTGGTGTGGCACCTCACCCGAGTCGAGGACGACCACATCGCTGCGCTGGCCCACGTCCTTGAGGGCAACGACCCGCCAGCCTCCCGCACCCGCGAGGTCCCGCCCGGGCAGGTGTGGGCCGAGTGGCGGGAGCAGTTCGCGCTGCCCTTCGGCGAATGGGCCACGGGCTACGGGCAGTCGGACGCCGAGCTGGACGCCTTCCCTGCCACCGCGGCCGAGACCCTACGGGGCTACCACGAGGCCGTGCACGCCCGCACGCTGGCGGTGCTTGACGGCCTGGGAGACGACGATCTGGGACGCGTCGTTGACCTCCGGTGGAACCCGCCGGTCACCGCAGCGGTCCGCCTCATGAGCATCCTCAATGACACGACCCAGCATCTCGGGCAGGCGGCCTACGTGCGGGGCCTCATCCTCGGCTGA